A section of the Streptomyces xinghaiensis S187 genome encodes:
- a CDS encoding dienelactone hydrolase family protein, producing MRRLLTALREVTRVPGSPTVVLFHSSYGLRPAVHAAADRMRAAGHEVHVPDLYDGRTAGSVEEGMDLKDEIGGDELLRRAVAAAAPLSDRGLVYAGFSLGGSLAQNLALADEKARGLLMLHGTSDLAEDASADGLPVQLHVADPDPFEPHDWLNAWYLRMRRAGTEVEIFRYPGAGHLYTDPDLPDHDPEAAEETWSVALSFLAEL from the coding sequence ATGAGAAGACTGCTAACCGCTCTCAGGGAAGTGACACGGGTGCCGGGCTCTCCGACAGTTGTTCTTTTTCACAGTTCTTACGGTCTGCGACCGGCCGTGCACGCCGCGGCGGACCGCATGCGGGCCGCCGGGCACGAGGTCCACGTGCCGGATCTCTACGACGGCCGCACCGCGGGCAGCGTGGAGGAGGGCATGGACCTCAAGGACGAGATCGGCGGCGACGAGCTGCTGAGGCGCGCGGTCGCGGCCGCCGCGCCGCTGTCCGACCGCGGACTGGTCTACGCGGGCTTCTCGCTGGGCGGTTCGCTGGCCCAGAACCTGGCGCTGGCGGACGAGAAGGCCCGCGGGCTGCTGATGCTCCACGGCACCTCGGACCTCGCCGAGGACGCGTCCGCGGACGGGCTGCCGGTCCAGCTCCACGTCGCCGACCCGGACCCGTTCGAGCCGCACGACTGGCTGAACGCCTGGTATCTGCGGATGCGCCGGGCCGGAACGGAGGTGGAGATCTTCCGCTACCCGGGAGCCGGCCACCTCTACACCGATCCGGACCTCCCGGACCACGATCCGGAGGCGGCGGAGGAGACCTGGTCGGTGGCGCTGTCCTTCCTGGCGGAGCTGTAG
- a CDS encoding mechanosensitive ion channel family protein, which translates to MEAVLRPLIVFGGALVISLAVGWLVRVALRRSDARHPETPLWDMLSRALVPLQLVLGAALLRGSYDQAHLARDHTVATGRLLTLVLIGATAWLVLRVVTAVVEASFARYSATTSERARVRRIRTQITLIQRVVTAVVAVVAGAAMLLTFPAMRTVGTSLLASAGLLGIVAGIAAQSTLGNLFAGLQIAFGDMVRIGDTVVVNGEWGTVEEITLTFLTVKTWDERRFTMPVSYFTSQPFENWSRNSPQMTGTVFFHLDHSAPVQLMREKLGEIVQTVDAWDGRNWNLTVTDSTPSTMEVRALVTARDGDTLWTARVEVREKLLTWLREEHPYALPRINTAPAVFPPPRKRERDGLPTGVDGTVAAQRTESPEDRAETPAAAADRAAARNGRPEAAEQGKGTEKSGRAGRAGKNHSGRGPRLHRR; encoded by the coding sequence ATGGAGGCTGTACTGCGCCCGCTGATCGTGTTCGGCGGTGCGCTGGTCATCTCGCTCGCCGTCGGCTGGCTCGTCCGCGTGGCCCTGCGCAGAAGCGACGCCCGGCACCCGGAGACGCCGCTGTGGGACATGCTGAGCCGGGCACTGGTGCCGCTGCAGCTGGTGCTGGGCGCGGCGCTGCTGCGCGGCTCGTACGACCAGGCACATCTCGCCCGGGACCACACGGTGGCCACCGGACGGCTGCTGACGCTCGTGCTGATCGGCGCCACCGCCTGGCTGGTGCTGCGGGTCGTCACGGCCGTCGTCGAGGCCTCGTTCGCCCGCTACTCGGCGACGACCAGCGAACGGGCCCGGGTCCGCCGGATCCGCACCCAGATCACGCTCATCCAGCGGGTGGTGACCGCGGTCGTCGCGGTGGTGGCCGGCGCGGCGATGCTGCTGACGTTCCCCGCGATGCGCACCGTCGGCACCTCGCTGCTGGCCTCGGCCGGTCTGCTGGGCATCGTGGCCGGCATCGCCGCGCAGTCCACGCTGGGGAACCTCTTCGCCGGCCTGCAGATCGCCTTCGGCGACATGGTGCGGATCGGTGACACGGTCGTGGTGAACGGCGAGTGGGGCACCGTCGAGGAGATCACCCTCACCTTCCTGACCGTGAAGACCTGGGACGAACGCCGGTTCACCATGCCCGTCTCGTACTTCACCAGCCAGCCGTTCGAGAACTGGTCGCGCAACAGTCCGCAGATGACCGGCACCGTCTTCTTCCATCTCGACCACTCCGCGCCGGTCCAGCTGATGCGGGAGAAACTGGGCGAGATCGTGCAGACGGTCGACGCCTGGGACGGCCGGAACTGGAACCTGACCGTCACCGACTCGACCCCGAGCACCATGGAGGTGCGGGCCCTGGTGACGGCGAGGGACGGCGACACCCTCTGGACGGCCCGGGTCGAGGTCCGGGAGAAGCTGCTCACCTGGCTGCGCGAGGAGCACCCGTACGCCCTGCCGCGCATCAACACGGCCCCGGCCGTCTTCCCGCCGCCGCGGAAGCGGGAGCGGGACGGGCTGCCGACGGGCGTCGACGGGACCGTGGCCGCGCAGCGGACGGAGTCACCGGAGGACCGGGCGGAGACACCCGCCGCCGCGGCCGACCGCGCCGCCGCGCGGAACGGCCGGCCGGAGGCGGCGGAGCAGGGGAAGGGGACGGAGAAGTCCGGCAGGGCCGGCCGGGCGGGCAAGAACCACTCCGGCCGCGGCCCCCGGCTCCACCGCCGCTGA
- a CDS encoding alkaline phosphatase D family protein, which produces MTDLTETETAPRPAGHSRRTVVKAAAAGAGAAMIPLTGAHRAAAAGNAPAFLHGVASGDPLPDGVLLWTRITPTADAVPGSGKGPDTPVGWEVAEDRSFASVVARGTATATGATDHTVKADVRGLRPATQYFYRFTAGGTVSPTGRTRTTAAHDATAPAVRFGVVSCADWEAGWFSAYRHLAARTDLDAVLHLGDYIYEYGSGGFPGADGVIRSHVPAHEILTLADYRARHGNYKTDEDLRNLHATHPVIAIWDDHEVANDAWSGGAENHDPATEGDWARRVAAAKQAYFEWMPVRPSIAGTTYRRLRFGRLADLHLLDLRSFRSQQSSIGNGEVDDPDRTITGRRQLDWLKSGLASSDASWKLVGTSVMISPVAFGSVPAYLLGPLGKLLGLPSEGLAVNVDQWDGYTDDRRELLTHLRESGIENTVFLTGDIHTAWANDVPVRAATYPLSATAATEFVVTSVTSDNIDDILNVPPQTASLVATAAVRAANRHVKWVDMDSHGYGVLDVTAERAQMDYYAISEKTDRSASAEWLRSYRTRSGAQKLERVDRPVR; this is translated from the coding sequence GTGACGGACCTTACAGAGACCGAGACCGCCCCCCGCCCCGCCGGCCACTCCCGCCGCACGGTCGTCAAGGCCGCGGCCGCCGGCGCGGGCGCCGCGATGATCCCGCTCACCGGCGCCCACCGCGCCGCGGCGGCCGGGAACGCCCCCGCGTTCCTGCACGGCGTCGCCTCCGGCGACCCGCTCCCCGACGGCGTCCTGCTGTGGACCCGCATCACGCCCACCGCCGACGCCGTACCCGGCTCCGGCAAGGGCCCGGACACCCCGGTCGGCTGGGAGGTGGCCGAGGACCGCTCGTTCGCCTCGGTCGTCGCCCGCGGCACCGCGACGGCCACCGGCGCCACCGACCACACCGTCAAGGCCGACGTCCGCGGACTGCGCCCGGCCACCCAGTACTTCTACCGCTTCACCGCCGGCGGCACGGTCTCCCCCACCGGCCGCACCCGCACCACCGCCGCGCACGACGCCACCGCCCCCGCCGTCCGCTTCGGCGTCGTCTCCTGCGCCGACTGGGAGGCCGGCTGGTTCTCCGCCTACCGCCACCTCGCCGCCCGCACCGACCTCGACGCGGTGCTCCACCTCGGCGACTACATCTACGAGTACGGCAGCGGCGGCTTCCCCGGCGCGGACGGCGTGATCCGCTCGCACGTCCCCGCCCACGAGATCCTCACCCTCGCCGACTACCGCGCCCGGCACGGCAACTACAAGACCGACGAGGACCTGCGGAACCTGCACGCCACCCACCCGGTCATCGCCATCTGGGACGACCACGAGGTGGCCAACGACGCCTGGTCCGGCGGCGCCGAGAACCACGACCCCGCCACCGAGGGGGACTGGGCGCGGCGGGTGGCCGCCGCCAAGCAGGCGTACTTCGAGTGGATGCCGGTGCGCCCCTCGATCGCCGGCACCACCTACCGCCGGCTGCGCTTCGGCCGGCTCGCCGATCTGCACCTGCTGGACCTGCGCTCGTTCCGCTCCCAGCAGAGCTCGATCGGCAACGGCGAGGTGGACGACCCGGACCGCACCATCACCGGCCGCAGGCAGCTCGACTGGCTGAAGAGCGGACTGGCGTCCTCCGACGCCTCCTGGAAGCTGGTCGGCACCTCCGTGATGATCTCCCCGGTGGCCTTCGGCTCCGTCCCCGCGTATCTGCTGGGCCCGCTCGGCAAGCTGCTCGGCCTGCCCTCCGAGGGCCTGGCCGTCAACGTCGACCAGTGGGACGGCTACACCGACGACCGCCGCGAACTCCTCACCCATCTGCGGGAGTCGGGCATCGAGAACACCGTCTTCCTCACCGGTGACATCCACACCGCCTGGGCCAACGACGTCCCCGTCAGGGCCGCCACCTACCCTCTCTCGGCCACCGCCGCCACGGAGTTCGTGGTGACCTCGGTGACCTCGGACAACATCGACGACATCCTGAACGTGCCGCCGCAGACCGCCTCCCTGGTCGCGACGGCCGCCGTGCGCGCCGCCAACCGCCATGTGAAGTGGGTGGACATGGACTCGCACGGCTACGGGGTCCTGGACGTCACCGCCGAGCGGGCGCAGATGGACTACTACGCCATCTCCGAGAAGACCGACCGCTCCGCCTCCGCGGAGTGGCTGCGCTCCTACCGGACCCGTTCCGGTGCGCAGAAGCTGGAGCGGGTGGACCGGCCGGTCCGCTGA
- a CDS encoding thioredoxin domain-containing protein has translation MSKRNSQEAKRNARERLREERERQAKKDKLRRQLVVGGSIVGVLAIAAGIGFAVTQLGDGGGSGTVSSKEWNDAAEDKKLVKPANTSGAKGTDVIIGEKGAEKTLQVYEDMRCPACAAFEQGAGEILIQDVEEGKYKAEFVMATFIDDMAQGSGSKNALSALGAALDVSPQAFMDYKHALYSQENHPEESEDEFADDAYLLEVAGEIKELKGNADFEKDVKDGTFDKWVLEMDKKFDKSDVQGTPTLKMNGEKLVVEGTENTPMAPDQFKAAIDKALTAE, from the coding sequence ATGAGCAAGCGCAACAGCCAGGAAGCCAAGCGAAACGCCCGCGAGCGGCTGCGCGAGGAGCGCGAGCGGCAGGCGAAGAAGGACAAGCTCCGCCGCCAGCTCGTCGTCGGCGGCTCGATCGTGGGCGTCCTGGCCATCGCGGCCGGCATCGGCTTCGCCGTCACCCAGCTGGGTGACGGCGGCGGCAGCGGCACGGTGAGCTCGAAAGAGTGGAACGACGCCGCCGAGGACAAGAAGCTCGTGAAGCCCGCCAACACCTCCGGCGCCAAGGGCACCGATGTGATCATCGGCGAGAAGGGCGCGGAGAAGACCCTCCAGGTCTACGAGGACATGCGCTGCCCCGCCTGCGCCGCCTTCGAGCAGGGCGCCGGCGAGATCCTGATCCAGGACGTCGAGGAGGGCAAGTACAAGGCCGAGTTCGTCATGGCCACCTTCATCGACGACATGGCGCAGGGCTCCGGCTCGAAGAACGCCCTGAGCGCCCTGGGCGCCGCGCTGGACGTCAGCCCGCAGGCGTTCATGGACTACAAGCACGCCCTGTACTCCCAGGAGAACCACCCGGAGGAGTCCGAGGACGAGTTCGCCGACGACGCCTACCTCCTGGAGGTCGCCGGCGAGATCAAGGAGCTCAAGGGCAACGCGGACTTCGAGAAGGACGTCAAGGACGGCACCTTCGACAAGTGGGTCCTGGAGATGGACAAGAAGTTCGACAAGAGCGATGTCCAGGGCACCCCGACCCTCAAGATGAACGGCGAGAAGCTCGTCGTCGAGGGCACCGAGAACACCCCGATGGCCCCGGACCAGTTCAAGGCCGCCATCGACAAGGCCCTCACAGCGGAATAA
- a CDS encoding serine/threonine-protein kinase produces the protein MSESGDIIDGRFELLERLGSGGMGAVWRARDRALQRDVALKEVRPPDPAAAGAGPGAGRVLQERVWREARALARLSHPHVVTIHHIVDDEGPYPWLVMELLSGGTLQDRLDTRGPLTPAEAARIGRELLSALSAAHAAGIHHRDVKPANVLLRPGGGAVLTDFGIAALQGSVTLTAVGDVIGSPEYIAPERLRGRDDLPASDLWSLGMLLYVAVEGANPVRRATAVATLAAVLDEPVPPPRRAGPLAPVLAELLVRDPAARPDAARLDRLLAAAAEGSPAPPPPPPPTLPAVPPPSGPLHTAPTVTTAGSGPPAPAGRGRRGRRTVAGMAAAAVAGAGLAATGVYLALTGDGGDPPPPARTTSASTGTASATGSATPSSSASPSTAPTSGGTGPSTSPETPPRTPPESSPSATGPRPGTWIAQLFSEAVVPGKPAPRRQLAELREKVPAALLLHSSDFASLRPGYWVIYAPGPFDDGEAALAFCAEHGRTTENECAGRYLSHDEDDRELLCLPTPDGGSRGRCTRP, from the coding sequence TTGAGCGAGTCCGGGGACATCATCGACGGCCGCTTCGAGCTGCTGGAACGGCTCGGCAGCGGCGGTATGGGCGCGGTGTGGCGGGCGCGGGACCGGGCTCTGCAGCGGGATGTCGCCCTCAAGGAGGTACGGCCCCCGGACCCGGCGGCGGCGGGCGCGGGACCGGGCGCCGGACGCGTACTCCAGGAGCGGGTGTGGCGGGAGGCCCGGGCGCTGGCCCGGCTCAGCCATCCCCATGTGGTGACGATTCATCACATCGTGGACGACGAGGGGCCGTACCCCTGGCTCGTCATGGAACTGCTCTCCGGCGGCACCCTCCAGGACCGGCTCGACACCCGCGGCCCGCTCACGCCCGCGGAAGCCGCCCGCATCGGCCGCGAGCTGCTCTCCGCCCTGTCCGCGGCGCACGCCGCGGGCATCCACCACCGCGACGTCAAACCGGCCAACGTCCTGCTGCGGCCCGGCGGCGGTGCGGTCCTCACCGACTTCGGCATCGCCGCCCTGCAGGGCTCCGTGACCCTCACCGCCGTCGGTGACGTGATCGGCTCCCCCGAGTACATCGCCCCCGAGCGCCTCCGGGGCCGCGACGACCTCCCGGCCTCGGACCTCTGGTCGCTCGGCATGCTGCTGTACGTCGCCGTGGAGGGCGCCAACCCGGTGCGGCGCGCCACGGCCGTCGCCACGCTCGCCGCCGTGCTGGACGAGCCCGTGCCGCCCCCGCGGCGCGCGGGCCCGCTCGCGCCCGTCCTCGCCGAACTGCTCGTACGGGACCCCGCCGCCCGGCCGGACGCGGCGCGGCTCGACCGGCTGCTGGCCGCCGCGGCGGAGGGGAGCCCGGCGCCGCCGCCCCCGCCGCCGCCCACCCTGCCGGCCGTCCCGCCCCCGTCCGGCCCGCTCCACACGGCGCCCACCGTGACCACGGCCGGCTCCGGGCCGCCCGCTCCGGCGGGCCGGGGCCGGCGGGGCCGCCGCACGGTGGCGGGGATGGCCGCCGCCGCGGTCGCCGGCGCCGGGCTCGCGGCGACCGGCGTCTATCTGGCCCTGACCGGCGACGGCGGCGACCCCCCTCCCCCGGCGCGGACCACGAGCGCGTCCACGGGCACCGCCTCCGCCACCGGGTCCGCGACGCCCTCGTCCTCCGCGTCACCGTCCACCGCACCGACGAGCGGCGGCACCGGGCCGTCCACGTCCCCGGAGACACCGCCGCGGACGCCGCCGGAGAGCTCGCCGTCCGCGACGGGCCCGCGGCCCGGCACCTGGATCGCCCAGCTCTTCTCCGAGGCGGTGGTCCCCGGAAAGCCCGCCCCCAGACGGCAGCTGGCGGAGCTGCGTGAGAAGGTCCCGGCGGCTCTCCTGCTGCACAGCAGCGACTTCGCCTCGCTGCGGCCCGGCTACTGGGTGATCTACGCCCCCGGCCCGTTCGACGACGGAGAGGCGGCCCTCGCCTTCTGCGCGGAACACGGCCGGACCACCGAGAACGAATGCGCGGGCCGCTACCTCAGCCATGACGAGGACGACCGCGAACTGCTGTGCCTCCCCACCCCGGACGGCGGCTCCCGGGGACGCTGCACCCGACCGTGA